The following proteins are co-located in the Desulfurococcus amylolyticus Z-533 genome:
- the sucC gene encoding ADP-forming succinate--CoA ligase subunit beta — protein MKLYEYEGKEIARKYGIETPRGILATSVEDVDKAYRELNTGTVVLKSQVLVGGRGLAGGVKKASNLEEALTKARELFSMSIKGERVEKILVEEAVCISRELYMSLTVDRATRKLVYLASGMGGVEIEELARKHPDKILRIPVDPFIGYSGYMARHALGFLGLQWDKLGQLDNIMRAMYKIMMDYDAELVEFNPLAYTCDGRLTALDAKIIIDDNSLYRHPDLQPLYGRDATPYEKVAKQLDFNYVELDGDIGVISNGAGLTMATMDSILHYGGRPANFLDIGGGATRERVREAVKIVVTHPRVKAVLVNIFGGITRCDEVASGIVEALSETKVAKPIVVRMLGTNEEEGRRILIEHGITVYTEMDEAVLRIIQLVRGVG, from the coding sequence ATGAAACTGTATGAGTATGAAGGTAAGGAGATAGCTAGGAAGTATGGTATTGAGACCCCTAGAGGCATCCTTGCAACAAGTGTTGAGGATGTGGATAAGGCATATAGAGAGTTGAACACGGGGACAGTAGTATTAAAATCCCAGGTGCTCGTGGGCGGTAGAGGCCTGGCCGGTGGAGTAAAGAAGGCTAGTAACCTGGAGGAGGCCCTTACGAAGGCGAGGGAGCTCTTCTCGATGAGCATTAAGGGTGAGAGGGTTGAAAAAATACTGGTGGAGGAGGCTGTGTGTATCAGTAGAGAGCTTTACATGTCTCTCACTGTTGATAGGGCTACTAGAAAACTAGTCTACCTTGCCTCAGGTATGGGCGGTGTTGAAATAGAGGAGCTAGCTAGAAAACACCCTGATAAAATACTCAGGATACCCGTAGACCCGTTCATAGGATATAGTGGCTACATGGCTAGGCATGCACTTGGGTTCCTTGGTCTTCAATGGGATAAACTAGGACAGCTCGACAACATCATGAGAGCTATGTATAAAATAATGATGGACTATGACGCGGAACTAGTGGAGTTCAATCCCTTAGCCTACACGTGTGATGGGAGGCTTACAGCGCTGGATGCAAAGATAATCATAGATGATAACAGCTTATACAGGCACCCCGATCTTCAGCCTTTATACGGGAGGGATGCTACCCCCTATGAGAAAGTAGCTAAGCAACTCGACTTCAATTATGTCGAGCTTGATGGAGACATAGGGGTGATAAGTAATGGAGCCGGGTTAACAATGGCCACCATGGACTCGATTCTACATTATGGTGGGAGACCAGCCAACTTCCTCGATATTGGTGGGGGTGCTACGCGTGAGAGGGTCAGGGAGGCAGTTAAAATAGTGGTCACCCATCCAAGGGTCAAGGCAGTGTTAGTCAATATATTTGGCGGTATAACCAGGTGCGATGAAGTGGCCTCTGGAATCGTTGAAGCCCTAAGTGAAACCAAGGTGGCTAAACCCATCGTGGTTAGAATGCTTGGCACCAATGAGGAGGAGGGCAGGAGGATACTTATTGAGCATGGTATAACTGTTTACACGGAGATGGATGAAGCAGTATTAAGGATTATCCAATTAGTCAGGGGGGTGGGCTGA